The window AGCAGGAACAGTGACGATGATGGATTAGTGGTCATAAATCACTAGGACAAAGTGGCATTCATCGAAAAAGAAAGCAGTTGTCACAACTGTGGGATAAGTAGAAATGGATTATGTCCTGTGTAGTGTGGGTTAAATGAGAGGCTCAGGAAAGCTTGGCAGAGGGGTCTCCCCCCACTGCCATTTATGGAGGGCTGTGTTTGAGGAACAACCAAAGGGTGAATTATTTCTGTCCTATTTCCCCATCCAAGAGGTCCTCTTCTAGTTACTGGAAGATCTTCTTTCCATACACTAATCTTCCCTTCCTTCAAGTCATCAGAAAAGGGGAGAACTTCTAGAAAATAGGTCTCAGTTCTCATACCATGTAAGCATTTCACAGTTACAAAAGCTATCTCAGAAGCTGAAGTAAGAAGAGCAAGTGAAAATCTGGTTTCAGAGTTACAGTAGGAGTCTCCTAGAGCTACGTTGCATGGGTTTGATGGTCTTGAGAAAAATTTTAGTTACCAGGTATTCCAGTCCTAGGAATCTGACTTGAGCAAAGTCGGCGAATAAAGTTGGTCAAGAATATAGAGAGATTACTCAGGGTGGACTGAGTCTAGAACAAACTTGTTTCTAACGGCCCATGGTAGGCATGACTACGGCAGGTGAGGAAAGAGTGGCATCTTCTTCTTTCCACTGAGAAGTGATGGTCTTAATCTGTGTGTAGAATTGGATGCCCTAAAgagaacaaagggggaaaaaatagaggTAGCATATATTCCTGGGggtttcatgatttttctttgaaTCAACTTTTGAAGGAGGTGCTGAAAAGTGCTACTCACATTCCCACTTGAGGAATTGGTGCACCCAAAATCCAACATATTGTTCATTAGATCATCTATCTAaaacatttagcataatacctccCACAGAGTAAATAGTCAAACCCTAGCTATTATTGTGTTGAAACTAGTCAAGAGGATCTAAGTGGAAAAATTGAACAATGTAATTTATTAAACTCACAGTTCATTCTGTTCCTAGGGCTTAAAGTCTTGTGCTCTCAGGTCTTGGAACATGGCTCAAATCCTGCCTCTCTTCCTTATCAACTGCCATGTAACTTTGGGCCTTAACTGTTATCTATGGCCCAGCATAGCGTTGCTgtgaggagaaaatgaaataacctACAAACATCCTAGCAAAGTAACTGCTATTCAATAATTGTTAGTTTTTCtctcaggaaggagagaaaaactaACAATTAGGGATGAAATACATGCTATTTCTGACAACTGTCAGTGATAAATAGCTCTATATCTGATGTAATAAAATCCATAACATCTTATAAATCTAAAGTAAAATGTCTGATATTACTCAAAATCACTTCCAAATCATGTATAATGTGAACCAAAAAAATTCAGCATAtttaagactatatatatatatatatatgtatataaactatatatatatagtttattttgtAAGATTAGGTTTGAGTGAAAGAGAATAGACTGATAAGAGCTAAGACAAAAAATACTAGCAagctaggggcccctgggtggctcagtcagttgtgtctgactcttaatttcagctcaggtcatgatctcagggaggtgggatggagccctgcactctgcagagtctgcttgtccctctccctacccTTTGCTGCTTCCCTACTCCTcttaattacatatatacatacatacatacataaatatatatatttttatatatatatttatattatatataaatatatatatacatacatatatacatacatacctaaataaaatctttaaaaatactagcAAGCCAAAAAATACTAGCAATACTACTGCTAGAAAAACATTACACTAGCTTGATCAAAGTActcttctaaaattatttgacaaaatctGGACCATGGtactttattgaaaaaaactGACAGATTATTACCtactttcaagttttttttccAGGATGCAAAATAGCAATTTGATCACCTAAGAATTTAAGACTTCAAGCTGTATATGGGGTCAGTCTTTTCCTTCAACCAGAATGACTTACAGTAATTAAACCAaaacaggggagaaaaaaagcaatagtTTTACTCTGCTTCcctggaaagaaatttttttttttaagattttatttattcatgagagacacagagaggcagaaatacaggcagagggagaagcaggctccctgtggagagcctgatgcgggacttgatcccaggaccctgggatcacgacttgagccaaaggcagatgctcaaccactgagccacccaggtgcccctggaaagaaatttttcttaataGTATCAAACTAGTCAATTACACAAAAGCTGTGACTAATGCACAAAGTGAATAAGCTGCCTccaaaaaaccaaaatgttttcttaacCAGTTAGTCATACTATTACATTCTGCTATGCAATATGCactgttaatttttaattgaactatAAAAGAGATCTGTATAGAAAACATGTCATTTAATTACTGAAGGTTCCAAAATGGCTGTATTACTATGGAGCTACAAAGAAGTTCCACTCACCAATTTGTTCAACACATATTTGAGCACTTGGCTCTGTGCCAGATACTACAGTTAAGAAGTAAATAATAATTATGGTGTGATGAGGACTTCTTATCATGGCTTACACAGCCCGACAGGACTTCCCTCGCCTATCTCTGTATCTTCATCTCACTCTCTGTGCCCCTGCttatttctgctctttgaaaTTGCTGTGCTTCTTCCTGCTTTAGGACATATGTACCTGTTAAAGGATGTGGGGATAGTGATTTAATCTTACTAATCTTATGAAATATATAGGTACtaatgttattctcattttatagataagaaactCGAGAGACGGTGCATtctcccaaagtcacacagttaataACTGGCGGAGCTGGAATGTGAAACCAGACCATTCAGTTCCAGatctccttaatttttcttgttcAGTGATGTATTTATAGTGCCTAGAATAGGGTTTGGTACAAAGAAGGTGCTCAGGAAAATTCTTGTAAATGAATAACTTACAAGAGAAAAATGTGCAATGGGAGCACACGATGGCATATCTAACCTAGCTTCAAGGAAGGAGGGTGGTAGTGGTCAGAGGTGATTTTCTGGAGGAGTCCATGCTTTAAACTTAGACAAGACAGATGATTGTTAGATGAAAAAAGGGAGGTAGGAGGAGAGGATCTCAGACAGAGGAAAGGATATACATAAAGGCTTGGACTTCCTCATGTTCTTTCCCCAAAATCTTGCTGCCCTGAGGTATTCAGGAAGCAGCAGCTTTGGCaaaattttgttactttttaaatttcttctaggGGACCTCCTGACAAGCACTATTGAACAGTGTATGACCCCACAGAAGCTACTCACAGATCCTTCCTTGCAGAATCCTTGTTCCTGAATATGTTCAAGAAactttcttagaagaaaaaacgTTTTCTTACAATTACCTGTTTGCCATAGAAATTGGTGTCTCCCCTGAAGGAAGATCGAGAGCCGGTGAATGAGAACATTGGCAAAGGCACTGGAATAGGGACATTCACCCCCACCTAAAGCAGAACAAATCCACAACAAATAAAAGGACTCAAACAAAGGAACTCTCCATCTAGAAGCACAAATGCCTGACATCAGAGAGACCAATTTTAAATACCCTAACTTCTACCCCATCTTGCATCCCATGAACTTTGATTCCTAAGGAAAAAATGGGGCATTACAGGAAATCAGAGGGGCGGTGACTAATCACTTTACCACCTCCCTTAGGTAGGAAACAGTACATGGCTACAAGAATCTCCTAAAAATCCTGTTCACAAACCTGTCCAACATCCACCAGGTGGGAATATTTTCGAGCAGTGGCTCCATTGGTGGTGAAGATGGCAGTTCCATTTCCATATGGATTGCTATTTACTATCTTGATGGCTTCATCCAAAGTGTCTGTCTCCAGAACCACAAGAACTGGACCAAAAATCTCCTCTTTGTAACAGGTCATAGTTGGCTGTCAGGAGAGATGCATCCAGAAAAGTTAGTATTTGATGCTTATCTGGTACTTTATTACCCACTGTTTATATGGACAGCTTTCATGTTAGGAATCTCTCCATTTTTaaaccacctttttaaaaaaagtcctttctTGCTGTGTTCCATCTTCAAGCTGTAAACCAATAAACAACTTGAAATTCCTATTAACTATAAATACACTCCTGTCCTTTAAGCACTGTAGTTTTAGGTCCCATGACCCATCACCGTTTTCCTCTTTATACCTGTAAAACCTGTTTACACAATTGTTATCTTACTGATAGGTTACATGAAATTCATTTTtcataaatcaaatatatatcGAAAACACCACAGGAGAGTGTTTCTGTGCTAAACTTAGCTGTGGTAAGTTTCCTTTGCTTCTCAAATGAGTCtgtataattatattttgatataggTCACATTAAACATTCAAAACATCCTTCACCACTGCAACTAGTCAGTGTGTTTGTTGCTAATAAGTGGGTTTTTCTCCTATGGTTCTATGACAAGAGGCTTCTTAATCTCTACTATACTTACATTCAACTCTTAATTATTCAGGATTATAGTAGGATTAGTGGGGAcatatgaatttcaaaaaaagCCTCCTAACCTCAATTTATTTAGTCATTAATTTTAGCTGAGAGACTTGCAGAGTTTcgataaataaaaattgagatcAATTCTTTTTCATATCTTTCTGGCGAAGATGCAACTAAATTTGGGGtgcagagtagatgctcaataaatattgggtGATTGATTATTGATGGAGACACTGCAATAACTATAAGCTAGATAGCaaggagcaggaagagaaaaacattaaGTAAGTAACAAAAGATAGGGTTGGCAAAATACAGCCTATGGGCTAAATGTGGCTTGCTGCTTGTTTTTGTATAGCTgacaagctaagaatggtttcagtattttctaaatgGCTGCAAAAGAAATCAATCATGACATGAAaagttatttgaaattaaaattccatTGTCTATAAATAAAGGTTAATTTAACAGCCAGACAACATTAATATGCTTTCACACTAAAACGTCCATagtgagtagttgtgacagagactgtataTCCttgcaaagccaaaaatatttactatctagccctTTATGGAAAGTTTGCCAGCCATTGGTATAGTGGAAGGAGGTTGGGAATCAGGATAGGAGGCTCATTCAGACTCAAGGTAAAATAACTGAGGAATACCAGCAAGAGACAAAGACTCAGTCATTAAATGGCTTCGTTTATAAATTGGAAGGATGAGATTCCATAGCTCCTAAAATGCTTTTAGTGCtcatatttgtgaaataaataaccCAGAGTTGTTCACCTTGACATTTGAGATGATGGTTGGTCCAACAAAGTTGCCGTTTTCATAGcctttcactttaatttttcGACCATCAAGAAGAATAGATGCTCCTTCCTTTGTTCCACTATCAATCAGATTACAGACTCGCTCTTTGGCCTGGGGGGTTATCAGAGGGCCAAGATCAGCTCCAGGTTGGTCTCCTGTAAAACAACATAAAAGTAAGATcttcattataataaattatgACTGTCAACTAAAGATGATTCCAAATGGCAAGTACAGTGGAAAGAGAGGCAATGGTTAAAGAGTCAACATGATTACTCCCATTGATCAGGCCAATGCTCAAACCAAGAGCTTAATGTCACAGATGCAAAGTCTAAAGGAGCCAGGCAGATAACTGATTACCTGCATTGACCCTCAGGTTTTTGGCACGCTCCACCAACTCTGGCAGCCATTTCTTAGCTTCTCCTACAAGGATTGCTGTGGAAAGAGCCATGCAGCGCTGCCCCGCAGCTCCAAATGCTGCCCCAACCAGCTGGTTCAGGGTATTTTCCTTATTGGCATCTGGCATGACTACTCCATGGTTCTTGGCTCCCTAAGGAAATACAGAAAGTACATGAATCCCCCTTGGCAAAATTCAGTTAGGctaagaaaataagcaaagaatctGAGATTTCAAATGGGAatttaaggaaagagagaatataCCCTTTGTTGCTTTGAGGCTagatttattatcattttgataCTGCTAAAGTCTTGGTAGCACAGAGCGAATCTCCAGGTTactttttttctacttccttaGCTGATAAGCTGATATGTGTTTATTTAGATCAAAACCATTACCAAAAAGCATAACAAAACCTCCAGTCACAAACTGACAAGCTAAGTACTGCATCCAGAAACCAAGAATAACTCCCTTCTCTTTCCTAAATTAGACAAGAAATAGTCTATTGACTGCTGGGATTTCCAATTATATGAATAGTGATGTAAACAAAGAGCTTGCCAGTAATAATGCCAGTGGCCAGCTGAAAGGTGAACTAGATGGACCTTTTGAATACACCACTTCAAGAACCAAGAACCAAGAGGTTCCCCAAATTGACTTGCTTCCAGATGCATAGCCTCATGAAACATAGCTATGTAAGATAACATACATGGTCATGTCCATGCATGTTTCTAGATACAGTAGTCCCCCCCCCTTTTCCGTGGTTACACTTTTGACAGTTTCAGTCACACAAAATCAACTGAGgcctggaagcagatgatcctcctgatGCTGTGGCACATCACCACCTCACCTTGTTTCataatgtaggcattttatcatctcacatcatcatcatcataaggGTGAATAAAGTATAATAAGACATTTTGAAAGAGAAGCCATATTGTTACAGTGTATTGTTaagattgttctattttattattattaatctcttactgtgcctagtttataaattaaaatttgtcatagatacatatgtataggaaaaaatatagtatACATGGAATTTAGTACTATCCAGTTTCAGGATCCACTGGGGGTCCTGGAAGACATCTCCCAGAGATGAACAGGGACTACTGTACAACTGTAGTGGAGTCCATGAATAGATACCATGTCTGCTACTTAATTTTATCCCATTACACATAGTATATTATTAGACACAGAATATACTCAGTAAATATGTCGTGAACGGGTAGGGACTTAAGTCAAAATGGCCAAGACATTTAGCCATGAAAAGAAATAAGTAGGCATAtcagaagcaggttccaagccTGTGCATAGGTGGCTATCCTTTCTGCAACATTAACCAAAGGGTGAGAAAGCGGTAATTGAACTTTATATTTAGTATCAAAGAATTAATATGTATTAGGCAAGGAGCTAGTAAGAGAAGAGCAAACTGCAACCAAGGAAACCACACTCACATACAGGGATATTTGGCTCTTTCTAGTACCTTAGATAGCTTGGACTCTCAGGCAAAGCGTATCTTTGACATTATAGTAGTTAGGATATGCCTTGacaggaaggaaagataaagcaCTAGAAAGCATGGTATGAAGGAAGATACAGGGCCAGAACCAGAATCCAGCTGTTACCTCTAAAGCCCAAAGCATTTGAATAACATTCTTAGGGAGAAAGGTGCCCTTTGTGATCAAGATTAGGTGTATAGGATAAAAAGGTAATGAAAGGGACTTAGGATAAAACTCATCACAAGGTTCATGGCTAAAGGTTCATTCAGGAtgaactggaaataaaaatacactggCATTAGAGTGGGAAATAGCCCCTCTGTTGAAGAGCTGTCTGTGGGTAATTTCAATACATATAACAGATTTAGGGGAAAAAGGAACAGGAAGTCACCATATTGGCTTGAACTCTCTTGCCATGTCGCGACCCTCTCTCGAAGATATACTCTCCTGCCTGGTTGGATCCCACGAAACTGATTGCTTTGATATCCGGATGATCACAAATAAAGTTTACAgctttaggaagaaaataaatgattactACAAAGGAACAAATAGCTGTGGGCTTCTCAACATGGCAAATTTCCCCTTTCCCATTGCTGTGAATGAGAAGCttccatacttttatttttctattctagaTTCCAATTTTGAAGTTCTTTCTAtctcttaaattctttaaaaaaatgtttttatttattttatttgcgaaagagagaaagcatccatgcatgtgtgtgcatgcacatgaggggggcgggcagggagaagaggaaagggatgAGGTTGGGGAGGAAccccaagcaaactccctgctgagcacagagcccaattcagggctccatctcaccaccctgagatcatgacctaagccaaaagcaagagtgaAGGGGTGGGGATGGCCTGGGTGATGcagtggtttcagctcagttcataatctcagggttgtgatattgagccccacatcagggtctgcACCAGcactttctccttctgcccttcctgcttgtgttcactctctatctcaaatgaataaaaaaatcctattcatttctgaggtggggtgggggggagagagcagagggaaggggcagagggagagggagaagtagactccctgctgggcagagagcctgatgtgggactcgatcccaggacctggagatcctgacctgagctgaaggcagatgcttaaccatctgagccacccaggtgcccctaaaaaagtctttaaaaacaaaaacaaaaattcctgtTTTCCTCCAAaatagcagcttttttttttttttttttaaagatttttatttatttattcatgagaaacacagagaggcagagacagaggcagagggagaagcaggctccatgcagggagcccgatgtgggacttgatcccaggaccgcaggatcacgccctgagccaaaggcagatgctgagccacccaggtgtcccaaaatagcAGCCTTGGGCAGCCTCGGTGACTCAGCAGTGTAGCTTTgtggcgccttcagcccagggccttttAATACTCAAGTTGTCCTTTAAGAATGTGGTATGTCCTTAATTGTCACTATATAACCAGGACTCTGGTTGCCACTCTCATACTACTGTGCCCTCATGGGAGCAGCAATATAGCTtagtatttaaaagtaaaagccagggaactctgggtggctcagcggtttagcgcctgccttcagcccagggcatgatcctggagtcctgggatcaaggtccgcatcgggctccctgcatggagcctgcttctccctctgcctgtgtctctgcctctctctctctctctctctctgtctctcatgaataaataaaaataaataaataataaaaataaaagtaaaaactagAGTCAGCTTTCCTGGGTACTTGGCTTTGATAGTTTCTAGcactgtgactttgggcaaattacttaatttcattatgcctcagttttcttacctgtaaaatggaaaaacattacCTACTTGAGGGATTgttataaagaataaatgagataatatatgaaaGGCACTAGAAACAGTACCTAAAACACAGAAATGCTTTTTAAGTGTTAGCTATTACTACATGAATTAGAATGTCTTTAAGATCTAGAAATTTTCTCAATATTGAAGAGaaaactttatcttttatttgggTCTTGCCCTAATCCAGACTTCTTTGTCCCAAGGTGTTCTGTAGGGCAAGAAGCATTGCTACTCCTCAATTAGTTACTTTAGCATAGAGATGGCAAACAGTCAACACACATTATCTTCAAACACGGAGATTACTGTTAGTAAATCCCTTCTTCCCTAGGTTCCTCATCCTAAAATATTCCTTTGCCActcaacaccttgatttttttgGTAGCCAGATTAAATGCCATGTACAGAAGGGCAGTTACCTTCATGTTGTCCATGGATGATATTCAGTGTCCCATCCGGGGCACCAGAGTCCTGGAGCAGCTTAGCAAGAAGCATGCTTGCTCCAGGAACTCGCTCTGATGGTTTCATCAGGAAGGTATTTCCACACACCATGGCCATGGGAAACATCCAAA of the Canis lupus baileyi chromosome 9, mCanLup2.hap1, whole genome shotgun sequence genome contains:
- the ALDH6A1 gene encoding methylmalonate-semialdehyde/malonate-semialdehyde dehydrogenase [acylating], mitochondrial isoform X2, with translation MAAVVAAAAMRARILQVSSKVNSTWYPAYSFSSSVPTVKLFIDGKFVESKSDKWIDIHNPATNEVIGRVPQATKAEMDAAVTSCKRAFPAWADTSVLSRQQVLLRYQQLIKENLKEIAKLITLEQGKTLADAEGDVFRGLQVVEHACSVTSLMLGETMPSITKDMDLYSYRLPLGVCAGIAPFNFPAMIPLWMFPMAMVCGNTFLMKPSERVPGASMLLAKLLQDSGAPDGTLNIIHGQHEAVNFICDHPDIKAISFVGSNQAGEYIFERGSRHGKRVQANMGAKNHGVVMPDANKENTLNQLVGAAFGAAGQRCMALSTAILVGEAKKWLPELVERAKNLRVNAGDQPGADLGPLITPQAKERVCNLIDSGTKEGASILLDGRKIKVKGYENGNFVGPTIISNVKPTMTCYKEEIFGPVLVVLETDTLDEAIKIVNSNPYGNGTAIFTTNGATARKYSHLVDVGQVGVNVPIPVPLPMFSFTGSRSSFRGDTNFYGKQGIQFYTQIKTITSQWKEEDATLSSPAVVMPTMGR
- the ALDH6A1 gene encoding methylmalonate-semialdehyde/malonate-semialdehyde dehydrogenase [acylating], mitochondrial isoform X1, whose product is MAAVVAAAAMRARILQVSSKVNSTWYPAYSFSSSVPTVKLFIDGKFVESKSDKWIDIHNPATNEVIGRVPQATKAEMDAAVTSCKRAFPAWADTSVLSRQQVLLRYQQLIKENLKEIAKLITLEQGKTLADAEGDVFRGLQVVEHACSVTSLMLGETMPSITKDMDLYSYRLPLGVCAGIAPFNFPAMIPLWMFPMAMVCGNTFLMKPSERVPGASMLLAKLLQDSGAPDGTLNIIHGQHEAVNFICDHPDIKAISFVGSNQAGEYIFERGSRHGKRVQANMGAKNHGVVMPDANKENTLNQLVGAAFGAAGQRCMALSTAILVGEAKKWLPELVERAKNLRVNAGDQPGADLGPLITPQAKERVCNLIDSGTKEGASILLDGRKIKVKGYENGNFVGPTIISNVKPTMTCYKEEIFGPVLVVLETDTLDEAIKIVNSNPYGNGTAIFTTNGATARKYSHLVDVGQVGVNVPIPVPLPMFSFTGSRSSFRGDTNFYGKQGHLGGSVVEHLPLAQVVIPGSWDQVPHQALHREPASPSACISASLCLS